The sequence ACCAGATTGCTTCATATCTCTATCAGGGTGTTACGATTACCCAGGCAGCTGAAAATCTTCATATGAGCCGCATAACATTCAGGAAATGGGTCCTCCGGTATAAAGAGGAGGGCTTTAAGGGATTGCGGCCCAGGCAGCATTTGTCTTACTACTCCAATCAGATGAAGATCCAGGCCGTAAAGGAATATCTTAAAGGCGGTGTTTCCATGCTTTCCGTCTGTGCCAAATACAGAATTTCCGGCACACTCTCCCTTAAAACATGGATTGAGGCGTATAATGAGCATAAGTTGACAGACCTCGTTTCTGAAGGAG is a genomic window of Veillonellaceae bacterium containing:
- a CDS encoding helix-turn-helix domain-containing protein, which produces MLDQIASYLYQGVTITQAAENLHMSRITFRKWVLRYKEEGFKGLRPRQHLSYYSNQMKIQAVKEYLKGGVSMLSVCAKYRISGTLSLKTWIEAYNEHKLTDLVSEG